The sequence CCCAGGGCCACCCAGCACAGACTGCCCCCATGCCCAGGGCCACCCAACAGACTGCCCCCCATGCCCAGGGCCGCCCAGCACAGAATGGCTTCCCTGCCCAGGGTCGCCCAGCACAGACTGCCCCTCCGTGTCCAGGGCCGCCCAGCACAGACTGCCCCCCCATGCCCAGGGCCACCCAGCACAGACTGCCCCCCATGCCCAGGGCCACCCAGCACAGACTGCCCCCCATGCCCAGGGCCACCCAGCACAGACTGCCCCCTCCCGCCCCAGGGCCAGcccaccccagccctgcaccCACCTGAACTGGGTGACGCAGCTGAGCCCCACAAGATCGGCCAGGCCAGGCGGCCCCACGCTGGTGTTGCGCAGGTCCAGGGAGAAGTCCCGCTCGGCTGTCTCCAGGGCACGGCCCAGCAGGTGCACGTCGGCGGGCAGCAGGCGGGTGCCCAGGAAGGAGAGGCGGGCGGGCAGTCCCCGCACCACATGCTGCCAGAGGCCCGTGTCCCCCGCCTCGTGGGCGCAGTGCAGCAGCTCCACCAGCCGCCTCGGCTGCAGGCTGCCTGGCTGCAGCCGCCTCAGGTAACGTGAGAGCACCCTCTGCTTCCGCACCCTCAGGGAGGCGGGCACCTGCCCCGCCAGGGCGCCCAGGCCgcgagccgggggctggaaggtCAGCCCGGCCAGGAAGCGGGGCACGGCCTCCAGCCAGTTGTCATAGGGCCGCTTCTTCCTGGGCGTCAGGGCCAAGTACTGTGGCAGCTCCTTGTCCCGGACCTCGGTGCTCAGGGCCAGCCAGGTGGCCGCCAGGAAGCACTGCAGCAGGAGGCCGGGGAAGGCCAGCTGGGCGCCGGTTTCCGGGGGGCCCTCGGCGGGCTGCAGCAAGCCCGCGGCCAGCGCCCACACCCTCGAATCGGCCGACAGCCGGTCCTCACGCAGGCTGCCCCGGTGCCCACGGCCCAGCTCCCAGGCCAGCCTGGCCAGCTCGACCAGGGCCCCGGCGGGAGCGTCCTGGACGGCTGGGCCCAGCAGGCCCACATAGAGTGCGGTGAGGGTGCCGGGAAGCTCAGCCTCGCGCCCCGGCTCTCGGTGGGCCCGAAGCAGCTGGCACAACGCCTGGCACACGGCGGGACGGTGGCAGTGGGCCAGCAGGAAGGGCTGGGCCCGCAGCAGCGCGCCCGCACGCTCCCCGTCCTCGGGCCGGCCCGCACCCTGGAAATACCGCTCCACAAAGGCGGTGGCCTGCTCCGTGGAGAAGCCCGCCAGCTCCCACAAGCCGTCAGTCTTACTGAGGCAGGGCACCAGGCGGGCCCTGGGCCGTGCGGTCAGCAGCAGCGAGCAGCCGGGCAGCAGCCTGCGCTGGAGGAGGCCGACCAGCAGCCCCGTGGGCGCACGGACCTCGGAGGGCGAGGGGCCGGACGCGTGTGGCGGACCCTCCGGGCCCTCCAGCTCCTCCAGGCcgtccagcagcagcagcacgcgCTGCGGCCTGCGTGCCACGTGGCGGAAGACTTCGGCGTCCAGCGGCCCCTGGCTGGCGAGGCCCAGAAGGTCCCGCAGGTCGTGGGGCCCCCCTTGCGGGTCCAGGTGGCGGCACGGCAGTCGGAAGACGAAGTCGAAGTGGGGCAGCCGGCCGAGGGCCCAGGCTCGGCTCAGCGCCCGCAGGCAGTGGCTCTTGCCCTGGCCCGGCCCGCCCAGCACGCCCAGCACCCTCGGGTGCCAGTCAGCGGCCAGCACCTCGGCCAGGCCGCCGGGGGCCAGCTGCCGTTCCGCCCAGGCCGAGGTGGCCAGCTCCCGCTCCTGGCTCTTGCTGCTGACCCTCTCCAGCCGCGCCTTCAGCAGGGGCACCTCCAACTGGGTGGCCTCCGGGCCTTCAGGCTCTGCCTGGTACTGTGCCTTCAGTGCCTGGCAGAACCGCTCCACACTCTCTGTGGGGGCGAGGGGTGAGGGAGTGAGCAGGGGCGGGGTGAAGGGGTgagaggtgggggtgaggggtgagggagtGAGCAGGGGAGGGATGAAGGAGTgagaggtgggggtgaggggtgagggagtGAGCAGGGGAGGGATGAAGGGGTgagaggtggggatgaggggtgagggaggattagagggagaggaggaaatgtgggggggaggggagaggcgctAGGGAGCAGGGGGTTGAGGTTAAGGGGTGTGAGGAGTGGGtggtgcaggggtgcaggggtgcaggggcaGGAACACCCCCCACTGGTTCTGTCAGCTGTttgcctcccctcctcctcctcccctccaccaTCCTGAATCTCTCCACTGCCCCACCTTCAACCCCGTCCGTCCAGGAGGGAGGTGATGGAGGGGCGGTAAGGGCTAAGGGAGGCGCCAGGAGGCACTTGTTAGAGCAGacaccttacaatgcacaaggacccggattcaagcccggctccccaacCGCAGGggaagctgcaggtctctctctgtttaacttccactctcaattctgacatttatttgtttttaaaaagagctaaGAGAGTGATGGGGCCAGGAAACAGCTCCATGGGCAGAGCTCATGGCTCCTGAGCAAGGGGCCctggtgggtggggtgggcacCCACAGGTGACTCCCTTCGCGGCTGAGCTGTGTGGTGGTGTCTCCTCTGAGCAGACGAGGTCGGGGCCACTCTGCAAGTCCCGCAGGAGTGGCCCCGCTGCAGTAGAGGGCCTAGAAAGCAGGCCGTCGAGCTGGGACCAACCCCAGCCGCCCTCAGCCTGCTGACTTTGCAACCGGACAGGTGTTCCCTGCAGATTTCTGGGActgagacctgcagatctgccctTTCTCTGCCTGTGTTGAAAAACCATCTTCTTCCCTCTGTGACGTTCTGAAATCACCCTGTCCTACGCTCCCGCGCTGCCGGGGAACGGACCCAGGGCCTGGTGGACGGGCCAACCCCCGAGCGGCCTCTAGGCTTCATCCCTCAGGGGCAGGAGGTACCCGGAGGGGCCTCACAGCTGGCTCCATCGTCGTCGTAGGGGGAGTACACCTGGAGCTCCTCCCAGGACAGCAAGACGGCTGTGCCAGGGAGCTCCGAGGGGTCGCCCACACAGAGACGAGATTTACTTCTAGGACTCAGCCGTGGGGTTGGGGGCCCCCGACATGGCTCAGCTGCGGCAGCAGCCCTGGGGACTGAAGCCAGGGCCTCCGTGCTCCGTGCTCTGCCCCGccccaggacccaccttcctcctcGAGTTGGTTTCTGCCCACTCCTCCCCATCGCTTCACTGCATCACCCACTCCTCACCCTCGTCCTCTCAGCCTGACCTGGAAGGCCCCAAACATTCAGTGCAGGGCTGAGCTGCACTTGGAGACGTGGGAGGGCGGAACGACTGAGTGGGTGAATGAGCCCGGGTAACCAAGGGCAGCGGAGCCCGCTTCCTGCAcccggcacccagcacccagcacccgagGGCCTGCCTCACTCACCAGGCCACTTGGGAAGCTTGCTAGAGCCCTCAGGAGCCCGCGGGTCCTGGGTGGGGGACGTGGCGTCTTCTGGAGATGAAGTCGGCAGCAAAGTTAGGTGGGGGCACCAGCCATCCCTCCCCCGGAGTGAGCGGTGCTCTGGCACCAAGGGCCCAGGTGACACCCTCTCGAGGTGGTGTCAGGGTCTGCTGCCCACTACCGACCGCAGATGCACACTTACCTGCTGTGTCTGCCCGGGAGGTCAGGGCCGGCTCCGGCAGGGCAGGGAGGTCAGCTGCGGACGGGGCAAAGGGGCTGGTAGAGCCCTGCCGGTCCGGGGACCTCGGGGACGTCAAGAGGCCGTGCACAGCGGGGCTGCCGGCAGGGGGCATGGGGCCGGCCTGCGGAGTCTCACCTGTGTGAGAAGAGGAGGAACGCTTCGGGGCAAGCCCACTAAGGTCAGTCCCTAGTGGGTCTAGGGGAGTCGGGGGGCTTCCAGAGAGTGGAGCCGAGGAACGAGGctcccctactgcaggtgggtacGGTGTCAGGGTGCTTGGGGCAGGGGCCTGCACAACACCTCTGGGGGCCTCACACCAAGGTGGGCACTTTGGAGGGCCAGGAGACTGGCCGTCGGACACACCCTAGAGTGAGGAAGTCCGCCCCCATGCCcaacaccctcccccccaccgctGTGTGGTTTAACACTGAATAAAGCTCCATTTCAAAGTTGAGGGCTTTAAAGCCAGAAAccaaccttgaaaaattcagctTATTTACATACTGGAGGGCAAGTTGGGGCTCCGTGGAACAGGCCTGGCAGGGCTCTGCTCCTCAGCTCTGATGCAGGGAGGGGCACGGGGGGCATTGGAAGGAGCTGCGGATGCCACCAGGTGCCCATGGGGAAGACATCCCACACACTCACCCTGGCAGATGACAATGCTGCTGGTGTCGGGCCCCGCAGAGATGAGCCAGAGCCCCTGGGGCAGGGCGCCGAGGCTCTGGACGGGCCCCGAGGGCAGACTCAGGCAGCCCAGCACGGCACTTGGGGCGGGCACTGCGACAGATTCAACAGGCTCATCTTACGAGCTTCCTTTctactgttttatatcttaaaataCTCGTTACTTATTTGCAGAGTAACTGTAATGACTGAACACACTGGCTAAAGCATCTGGTCACACCTGTGACAAGAGGGACACACTTGCTCTGCCTCAGGCGCTGCAGGGGTGAGGCAGCCCTGCCTACAGGCCCTCTCTACCCGCCCCACTCCCTCCTCCCAGACAGGTGCCCCCATGCTTCCCGGGCCTGAGAATGGTCCCCAAGTCAGTGGTGACACAGGAGAGGGGCCCCTGTCCCTGACCCTCACTCAGGGGGTGAAGCCCATCTCCAACCCCCCACTTACCATCTGCCGGCATTGCTGCCCCCAGGGTGGTCTGGCTGGCTGTGGGCTCCGGGGACAGCATGCCCGGCGGGGATGGGCAGGGCTGAGTCCAGGCATCTGTGACTGGCCCCATCAGGAAAGTGCCGGTCACCACGGGCACAGCAGGGGCCTCGGCTGTGAGGGGGGCTCATCAGAGTGCcgtctggggcggggggggggcgggctggGGGTATTCTTGTCCACCCGGGGGATCTGGCTTGCTCAGCTCAATGCCAGCAGCCCCCGCCCAGAGGTGGATGACCACAGGCAGGCAGAAGTGACCCCTGTAGCTTGCGCCGGCCAGTCACAGAGCCTGGAGCCTCGGAGCACCCTCAAGAGCAGGGAGGGGCTGGCAGCCCATGTCCTTCACCCCGTCAGGCTGCCCAACCTGCTCACCCAGCTTCCTGTGCTTGGGGTCCTCGGGTGGCTCCTCGGGGAAGGCTGCAGAGAGGGCAGAAGCTCAGCCCCTGGAGAAGGGGGTTCCCcggtggagagcagcctgggaaGAAGCCTGGCCCTCCCTCCCTGGTCCTGCCCAGGCGCCCCACCACGGTGCACAGAGCCACTCTCAAGTAAAGGAAAACAAGAGCCCCACCGGGAGCCCCTTGGCAGCAAGTGGCATGTGGACAGAGAGTGAGGGGCTCCCCTGTggggctggggtggcactcaGGGCCCTCCCACAGGATGACAGCTACAGGCGACAGAGACGCAGGCCTCAGCCAGCCAGGCACCTCACACCGGTGTCTCCTGAGCTAGCAGGGGCCATGCCgaggggagcaggggtggggacaGCCCTCCCCGGGAAGCGGCTGGGAGCCGTGTGACGGTGTGGACCCCCGGCCAGGTCTCACTCACATCTCTTCTGACTTCTCCACCCCGAATCCTCTGGCGCCTCCATGCTCTCTCTgattatttcctccagtcctgtttGGAGCCAGAGCAAGACAGTATCAGGTGCAGCAGTGAGGTGAGGGGCACGGCCAGCATCCCGAGGTGGGAAGGGATCTGACCACCCGGGGATGGTGGCCAGCGGGCGTTCCAGGGTGTCCCCAGGTGGAGCCAAGAGCCCGCAACTCACTGAGACTGTCTCTGCTTGGCCCCTCCAGCTGCAGGTCCTCAAATACGTACTGGTCCAGTCCCGCTGCCCAGACAAGGAGAGAAGCAGGAGCTCTGGGAGTGCTCCTGGGGGCCCTGGACAGCCGCAGCCCCTCCACTGGGGAGCCCTGGCCCAGCAGCCCTGATGCACAGCTGCATACACACAGGTCTCCCGCCAGCCGCTCCCTCACACCCACCTTTCAGTCCAAGTCTTAGCAACCGCCCCCCACCTCAGCTACTCCCCCTTCTGTGGTTAGAATCAAGACTCCAGTCCTAGAAAGACAGAGGCTCGGTGTTTCCGCCCTGCCCTCGCTTTCTCCAGCGTGTCTCTGACTGTCTTCAGGGCTCCACACCTCACCACCGAGGCCGTCTGCTTCTTCT is a genomic window of Erinaceus europaeus chromosome 15, mEriEur2.1, whole genome shotgun sequence containing:
- the CIITA gene encoding MHC class II transactivator isoform X8, with the translated sequence MWLSLGGLQAGTSDDLPLSWAPQGSVASQRRAPGGAAGTGLPCTMRCLAPRPAGSYLPEPQGSAQCSIMEPAPLERGYLGLLTGSADLWPLSCLCDPLELALEDDLCSESDLDTINCEQLSSLLCDMEHDEENPEAYANIAGLDQYVFEDLQLEGPSRDSLRLEEIIRESMEAPEDSGWRSQKRSFPEEPPEDPKHRKLAEAPAVPVVTGTFLMGPVTDAWTQPCPSPPGMLSPEPTASQTTLGAAMPADVPAPSAVLGCLSLPSGPVQSLGALPQGLWLISAGPDTSSIVICQGETPQAGPMPPAGSPAVHGLLTSPRSPDRQGSTSPFAPSAADLPALPEPALTSRADTAEDATSPTQDPRAPEGSSKLPKWPESVERFCQALKAQYQAEPEGPEATQLEVPLLKARLERVSSKSQERELATSAWAERQLAPGGLAEVLAADWHPRVLGVLGGPGQGKSHCLRALSRAWALGRLPHFDFVFRLPCRHLDPQGGPHDLRDLLGLASQGPLDAEVFRHVARRPQRVLLLLDGLEELEGPEGPPHASGPSPSEVRAPTGLLVGLLQRRLLPGCSLLLTARPRARLVPCLSKTDGLWELAGFSTEQATAFVERYFQGAGRPEDGERAGALLRAQPFLLAHCHRPAVCQALCQLLRAHREPGREAELPGTLTALYVGLLGPAVQDAPAGALVELARLAWELGRGHRGSLREDRLSADSRVWALAAGLLQPAEGPPETGAQLAFPGLLLQCFLAATWLALSTEVRDKELPQYLALTPRKKRPYDNWLEAVPRFLAGLTFQPPARGLGALAGQVPASLRVRKQRVLSRYLRRLQPGSLQPRRLVELLHCAHEAGDTGLWQHVVRGLPARLSFLGTRLLPADVHLLGRALETAERDFSLDLRNTSVGPPGLADLVGLSCVTQFRASVRDMLGLWESLQQRGEARLLRAAEEKFTIEPFQAQSPKDVEDLGHLVQRARTARELPAVRDLRKLEFALGPACGPTAFPGLVQLLEAFSSLQHLDLDSLSENKVGDKGVALLAATFPRLKALQTLNLSQNSISDTGACKLAAALPSLAASLVRLSLYNNYICDEGAQRLALVLPDMTALRVLDVQYNKFTAAGAQQLAAGLKKSPHLETLAMWTPTIPFGVQEHLQQLDSRISLR
- the CIITA gene encoding MHC class II transactivator isoform X7; amino-acid sequence: MSSHTDLDSSSYWLAGKDGTGTSRFPFLKSPLEAGRAGSQALVPRPQGPQSMATSHFQAVLSRVRVLLSSPGPGRVRALLDHLLEEQLLSREYHRALLHEPDGEALARKIALTLLDRADPDLVLLGWLWTELQAPVLEWEPDDEPCPGSAQCSIMEPAPLERGYLGLLTGSADLWPLSCLCDPLELALEDDLCSESDLDTINCEQLSSLLCDMEHDEENPEAYANIAGLDQYVFEDLQLEGPSRDSLRLEEIIRESMEAPEDSGWRSQKRSFPEEPPEDPKHRKLAEAPAVPVVTGTFLMGPVTDAWTQPCPSPPGMLSPEPTASQTTLGAAMPADVPAPSAVLGCLSLPSGPVQSLGALPQGLWLISAGPDTSSIVICQGETPQAGPMPPAGSPAVHGLLTSPRSPDRQGSTSPFAPSAADLPALPEPALTSRADTAEDATSPTQDPRAPEGSSKLPKWPESVERFCQALKAQYQAEPEGPEATQLEVPLLKARLERVSSKSQERELATSAWAERQLAPGGLAEVLAADWHPRVLGVLGGPGQGKSHCLRALSRAWALGRLPHFDFVFRLPCRHLDPQGGPHDLRDLLGLASQGPLDAEVFRHVARRPQRVLLLLDGLEELEGPEGPPHASGPSPSEVRAPTGLLVGLLQRRLLPGCSLLLTARPRARLVPCLSKTDGLWELAGFSTEQATAFVERYFQGAGRPEDGERAGALLRAQPFLLAHCHRPAVCQALCQLLRAHREPGREAELPGTLTALYVGLLGPAVQDAPAGALVELARLAWELGRGHRGSLREDRLSADSRVWALAAGLLQPAEGPPETGAQLAFPGLLLQCFLAATWLALSTEVRDKELPQYLALTPRKKRPYDNWLEAVPRFLAGLTFQPPARGLGALAGQVPASLRVRKQRVLSRYLRRLQPGSLQPRRLVELLHCAHEAGDTGLWQHVVRGLPARLSFLGTRLLPADVHLLGRALETAERDFSLDLRNTSVGPPGLADLVGLSCVTQFRASVRDMLGLWESLQQRGEARLLRAAEEKFTIEPFQAQSPKDVEDLGHLVQRLGPACGPTAFPGLVQLLEAFSSLQHLDLYNNYICDEGAQRLALVLPDMTALRVLDVQYNKFTAAGAQQLAAGLKKSPHLETLAMWTPTIPFGVQEHLQQLDSRISLR
- the CIITA gene encoding MHC class II transactivator isoform X9; this translates as MEPAPLERGYLGLLTGSADLWPLSCLCDPLELALEDDLCSESDLDTINCEQLSSLLCDMEHDEENPEAYANIAGLDQYVFEDLQLEGPSRDSLRLEEIIRESMEAPEDSGWRSQKRSFPEEPPEDPKHRKLAEAPAVPVVTGTFLMGPVTDAWTQPCPSPPGMLSPEPTASQTTLGAAMPADVPAPSAVLGCLSLPSGPVQSLGALPQGLWLISAGPDTSSIVICQGETPQAGPMPPAGSPAVHGLLTSPRSPDRQGSTSPFAPSAADLPALPEPALTSRADTAEDATSPTQDPRAPEGSSKLPKWPESVERFCQALKAQYQAEPEGPEATQLEVPLLKARLERVSSKSQERELATSAWAERQLAPGGLAEVLAADWHPRVLGVLGGPGQGKSHCLRALSRAWALGRLPHFDFVFRLPCRHLDPQGGPHDLRDLLGLASQGPLDAEVFRHVARRPQRVLLLLDGLEELEGPEGPPHASGPSPSEVRAPTGLLVGLLQRRLLPGCSLLLTARPRARLVPCLSKTDGLWELAGFSTEQATAFVERYFQGAGRPEDGERAGALLRAQPFLLAHCHRPAVCQALCQLLRAHREPGREAELPGTLTALYVGLLGPAVQDAPAGALVELARLAWELGRGHRGSLREDRLSADSRVWALAAGLLQPAEGPPETGAQLAFPGLLLQCFLAATWLALSTEVRDKELPQYLALTPRKKRPYDNWLEAVPRFLAGLTFQPPARGLGALAGQVPASLRVRKQRVLSRYLRRLQPGSLQPRRLVELLHCAHEAGDTGLWQHVVRGLPARLSFLGTRLLPADVHLLGRALETAERDFSLDLRNTSVGPPGLADLVGLSCVTQFRASVRDMLGLWESLQQRGEARLLRAAEEKFTIEPFQAQSPKDVEDLGHLVQRARTARELPAVRDLRKLEFALGPACGPTAFPGLVQLLEAFSSLQHLDLDSLSENKVGDKGVALLAATFPRLKALQTLNLSQNSISDTGACKLAAALPSLAASLVRLSLYNNYICDEGAQRLALVLPDMTALRVLDVQYNKFTAAGAQQLAAGLKKSPHLETLAMWTPTIPFGVQEHLQQLDSRISLR
- the CIITA gene encoding MHC class II transactivator isoform X6, whose protein sequence is MSSHTDLDSSSYWLAGKDGTGTSRFPFLKSPLEAGRAGSQALVPRPQGPQSMATSHFQAVLSRVRVLLSSPGPGRVRALLDHLLEEQLLSREYHRALLHEPDGEALARKIALTLLDRADPDLVLLGWLWTELQAPVLEWEPDDEPCPGSAQCSIMEPAPLERGYLGLLTGSADLWPLSCLCDPLELALEDDLCSESDLDTINCEQLSSLLCDMEHDEENPEAYANIAGLDQYVFEDLQLEGPSRDSLRLEEIIRESMEAPEDSGWRSQKRSFPEEPPEDPKHRKLAEAPAVPVVTGTFLMGPVTDAWTQPCPSPPGMLSPEPTASQTTLGAAMPADVPAPSAVLGCLSLPSGPVQSLGALPQGLWLISAGPDTSSIVICQGETPQAGPMPPAGSPAVHGLLTSPRSPDRQGSTSPFAPSAADLPALPEPALTSRADTAEDATSPTQDPRAPEGSSKLPKWPESVERFCQALKAQYQAEPEGPEATQLEVPLLKARLERVSSKSQERELATSAWAERQLAPGGLAEVLAADWHPRVLGVLGGPGQGKSHCLRALSRAWALGRLPHFDFVFRLPCRHLDPQGGPHDLRDLLGLASQGPLDAEVFRHVARRPQRVLLLLDGLEELEGPEGPPHASGPSPSEVRAPTGLLVGLLQRRLLPGCSLLLTARPRARLVPCLSKTDGLWELAGFSTEQATAFVERYFQGAGRPEDGERAGALLRAQPFLLAHCHRPAVCQALCQLLRAHREPGREAELPGTLTALYVGLLGPAVQDAPAGALVELARLAWELGRGHRGSLREDRLSADSRVWALAAGLLQPAEGPPETGAQLAFPGLLLQCFLAATWLALSTEVRDKELPQYLALTPRKKRPYDNWLEAVPRFLAGLTFQPPARGLGALAGQVPASLRVRKQRVLSRYLRRLQPGSLQPRRLVELLHCAHEAGDTGLWQHVVRGLPARLSFLGTRLLPADVHLLGRALETAERDFSLDLRNTSVGPPGLADLVGLSCVTQFRASVRDMLGLWESLQQRGEARLLRAAEEKFTIEPFQAQSPKDVEDLGHLVQRARTARELPAVRDLRKLEFALGPACGPTAFPGLVQLLEAFSSLQHLDLYNNYICDEGAQRLALVLPDMTALRVLDVQYNKFTAAGAQQLAAGLKKSPHLETLAMWTPTIPFGVQEHLQQLDSRISLR